In a single window of the Pseudogemmatithrix spongiicola genome:
- a CDS encoding S8 family serine peptidase: MRLADREAGIPGEFIVRLRDGAEDETVVEREILRDSHGRVIASLGGNRGFVARLDSVALGRALRNASVRYVEQSVRLLPDAAVQHQNVPANAWHLDRIDQQQQSPNGVYSYRYTGAGVRIWIVDTGVDPSHPDLVGRVDQLYYFTYNWTDPFAPCFWHGTPAAVVAAGTTYGVAKGATINVARVSDDCNSGAMSSAAAASAIYFIADYSPKPAIINASFGGQCPWYYPWCASSLQDAVNYAKSRGVPVIASAGNDGSDACDHYPASFASLAVGASDPNDSRVSNSLWASSYGGCVDLFAPGISIGVGQDQYFGEQSAW, encoded by the coding sequence TTGCGGCTAGCCGACCGTGAAGCCGGCATTCCAGGCGAGTTCATTGTCCGGCTGCGGGACGGTGCCGAAGACGAAACAGTCGTCGAGCGCGAAATTTTGAGGGACTCTCACGGCCGGGTCATCGCAAGCTTGGGCGGCAACAGGGGGTTCGTCGCTCGATTGGACTCCGTGGCACTTGGACGTGCGCTTCGGAACGCTTCGGTCCGCTATGTCGAGCAAAGCGTTCGCTTACTACCCGATGCCGCTGTCCAGCATCAGAACGTGCCAGCCAACGCATGGCACTTAGATCGCATCGACCAGCAGCAGCAAAGTCCCAATGGAGTGTACTCTTATCGATACACCGGGGCCGGTGTGCGCATCTGGATTGTTGACACCGGTGTGGACCCTTCGCATCCGGACTTGGTCGGTCGCGTGGACCAACTCTACTACTTCACCTACAACTGGACAGATCCGTTCGCGCCGTGCTTCTGGCACGGGACCCCAGCGGCTGTTGTCGCCGCTGGCACCACATATGGTGTAGCAAAAGGTGCGACTATCAATGTTGCCCGCGTATCGGACGACTGTAACTCCGGCGCGATGAGCAGCGCAGCTGCCGCCAGTGCCATTTACTTCATTGCGGACTACTCACCGAAGCCAGCCATTATCAATGCTAGCTTCGGTGGCCAGTGTCCTTGGTACTATCCGTGGTGTGCCTCTTCGCTGCAGGACGCGGTAAATTACGCGAAGAGTCGCGGAGTGCCGGTGATCGCTTCGGCCGGCAACGACGGATCTGACGCTTGCGATCACTACCCGGCGAGTTTCGCATCGCTCGCCGTCGGTGCTTCAGACCCAAACGACTCACGAGTGAGTAATTCTTTGTGGGCGAGCAGCTACGGCGGCTGCGTGGACCTCTTTGCGCCTGGCATCTCAATCGGCGTTGGCCAGGATCAGTATTTCGGAGAACAATCCGCCTGGTGA
- a CDS encoding SAM-dependent methyltransferase has product MSRSHPRPPVDPTLLNAGATDAMWTNLGDWQASRDYGSAARALATHVGAAAALRAGDVVVDYACGFGDSLRLWVDHFGVRRVVGVEPDPAVCETVRARVARWGLQDRVSVVSSRAEALPPRAAAADVTAVVSVDAAYHFRSRLAWWRMLGADLPPGARIACSDLCIANGRHVGVLGRSLARMMGIPTENLVPTSVLQQALREVMRSDVRLEPCGRSVLDGFAAHAPARGLQLRIAKASIRALRRRGLLEYAILSATVAAT; this is encoded by the coding sequence GTGTCGCGCTCGCACCCACGTCCACCGGTCGATCCCACCCTGCTCAACGCAGGGGCGACCGATGCGATGTGGACGAACCTTGGCGATTGGCAGGCGTCCCGCGACTACGGCAGCGCGGCACGTGCCCTGGCCACGCACGTTGGCGCCGCGGCGGCCCTGCGCGCCGGCGATGTGGTGGTGGACTATGCCTGCGGCTTCGGGGATTCGCTGCGCCTTTGGGTTGACCACTTCGGCGTGCGGCGGGTAGTCGGCGTCGAACCCGATCCCGCCGTGTGCGAGACTGTCCGCGCGCGCGTTGCCCGCTGGGGTCTGCAGGACCGCGTGTCCGTGGTGAGCTCGCGCGCCGAGGCGCTGCCGCCGCGTGCGGCTGCTGCCGACGTCACCGCCGTGGTCTCCGTGGATGCGGCGTATCACTTCCGCTCGCGCCTTGCATGGTGGCGCATGCTGGGCGCCGACCTGCCACCGGGCGCGCGCATCGCCTGCAGTGACCTCTGCATCGCCAATGGCCGTCATGTGGGAGTGCTTGGCCGTTCGCTCGCGCGGATGATGGGCATTCCAACCGAGAATCTCGTGCCGACGTCTGTGCTGCAGCAGGCGCTGCGTGAGGTGATGCGCTCGGATGTTCGGCTGGAACCGTGCGGCCGGTCCGTCCTCGACGGCTTCGCCGCGCACGCGCCAGCGCGCGGGCTGCAGCTGCGCATCGCCAAGGCAAGCATCAGGGCACTGCGCCGCCGCGGACTGCTCGAGTACGCCATTCTCTCGGCGACCGTCGCCGCTACCTGA
- a CDS encoding amidohydrolase family protein — MRVPAFVRICVFTALALLPLSLAAQDSSGTRPARRTGLPLEATRSWSLSTTEASWMSVDVSPDGQTIVFDMLGDLYSMPIAGGAARALTSGMPFDAQPRFSPDGRHIVYVSDEDGGDNLWLLEVASGKKTQLTRGKTNRYVSPTWTPDGQYLVAARAPFRGGTTKLWIYHRDGGNGTQLIATPGTASTQAHAGPVVSRDGRYVWFAERNGAWHYNANFPQYQLVRYDRETGRSVTQTFAYGSAARPTLSPDNRYVVYGSRFEAQTGLRIRDLSTGDDRWLAFPTQRDDMESRAALDALPGMAFTPDGRHLLASYGGKLWRIAVDGSGQAEIPFRVEATVAAGPRVQFEYAVSDSSTFVARQLRDPVLSPDGRRLAFTVLDRLYVMDWPAGTPRRVTNADVVEAQPAWSPDGRQLAYVTWEGSVGRLMRIALDQRTASPAALTPEPAFYQQPAWSPDGRRIVAIRGPARAFADATAQGAPGAATEFVWVPATGGAATVIAETQGRTRPHFTQDNDRILLSSGQGLSSIRWDGTDERRIVRVTGPVAPGSSIECIESHVYCEAESDDPREDNPPPPAALTVMAPRGDQALAAVGNHLYVVTVPKVSGEAVTISVANADNAAFPSRKLTDIGGQFPSWVASGRAVLWGIGNAVVQFDLDSARTRELALRDTASWRNDTTLKPKPYTPDERRVTVRIARDVPQGAIVLRGGRAVTMRGTEIIENADIVIVNNRIRSIGARGSVEVPAGATIRDISGRTVVPGFVDTHAHMWPSWGIHKAQPWMYLANLAYGVTTTRDPQTATTDVLTYGDMVESGLSMGPRVYSTGPGVFWEENVRNLEDARRVLRRYSSYYDTKTIKMYVAGNREQRQWIIQAAREQEIMPTTEGSLDIRLNLSMAQDGYSGQEHNIPVTPLYRDVTGFFAWTGIAYTPTLVVNYGGPWGENWFYTREKPYEDPKVRRWMPYQELAANTRRRVARRPTDGTPGGWFSDDEYAFPKHAADAYEIFKAGGRVGIGSHGQFQGLGYHWEMWLLKEGGWSNHDVLRAATIVGADAIGLGRQLGSLEPGKLADLVILDRDPIADLRNTNSISGVMKNGRLYDGMTLAEQWPRQRPGPTVDGLRTVPDVRAGMR; from the coding sequence ATGCGTGTTCCCGCTTTTGTTCGTATCTGCGTCTTCACTGCACTCGCGCTGTTGCCCCTGAGTCTCGCCGCACAGGACAGCAGCGGCACACGCCCGGCTCGTCGCACGGGCCTGCCGCTCGAGGCCACCCGTTCGTGGTCGCTCTCGACCACGGAAGCCTCGTGGATGTCGGTCGATGTGTCGCCCGACGGGCAGACCATCGTCTTCGACATGCTCGGCGACCTCTACAGCATGCCGATCGCCGGCGGCGCGGCGCGGGCGCTGACGAGTGGCATGCCCTTCGACGCCCAACCGCGCTTCTCGCCCGACGGCCGACACATCGTGTACGTGAGCGACGAGGACGGCGGCGACAACCTCTGGCTCCTCGAAGTCGCCTCAGGCAAGAAGACGCAGCTCACGCGCGGCAAGACGAATCGCTACGTATCGCCCACCTGGACGCCCGACGGCCAGTACCTCGTCGCGGCGCGGGCGCCGTTCCGCGGCGGCACGACCAAGCTCTGGATCTATCACCGCGATGGCGGCAACGGTACGCAGCTGATCGCGACACCCGGCACGGCCTCCACGCAGGCACACGCGGGTCCCGTCGTCAGCCGCGACGGCCGCTACGTGTGGTTCGCCGAGCGCAACGGCGCCTGGCACTACAACGCGAACTTCCCGCAGTATCAGCTGGTGCGCTATGACCGCGAGACCGGGCGCAGCGTGACGCAGACCTTCGCCTACGGGTCCGCCGCGCGCCCGACGCTCTCGCCCGACAATCGCTATGTGGTCTACGGCTCGCGCTTCGAGGCGCAGACCGGCCTGCGCATCCGCGATCTGAGCACGGGTGACGATCGCTGGCTCGCCTTCCCCACGCAGCGCGATGACATGGAGTCGCGTGCCGCGCTCGATGCCCTGCCGGGCATGGCGTTCACGCCGGACGGGCGGCACCTGCTCGCGTCGTACGGTGGCAAGCTCTGGCGCATCGCCGTAGACGGCTCCGGCCAGGCGGAGATTCCGTTCCGCGTTGAGGCAACGGTCGCGGCGGGTCCGCGCGTGCAGTTCGAGTACGCCGTGTCGGATTCCTCGACCTTCGTCGCGCGGCAGCTGCGCGATCCCGTGCTGTCGCCGGATGGGCGTCGACTTGCCTTCACCGTGCTGGACCGCCTGTACGTGATGGATTGGCCGGCCGGCACGCCGCGTCGCGTCACCAATGCCGATGTGGTCGAAGCGCAGCCGGCGTGGTCGCCCGATGGCCGTCAGCTTGCGTATGTCACTTGGGAAGGAAGCGTCGGTCGCCTGATGCGCATCGCACTCGACCAGCGCACGGCGTCACCCGCTGCACTCACGCCCGAGCCCGCGTTCTACCAGCAGCCAGCGTGGTCGCCCGACGGTCGCCGCATCGTCGCCATCCGCGGACCGGCACGCGCCTTCGCCGACGCGACCGCGCAGGGCGCGCCTGGCGCTGCGACAGAGTTTGTGTGGGTCCCCGCTACGGGCGGCGCGGCGACGGTGATCGCCGAGACGCAGGGCCGCACGCGTCCGCACTTCACGCAGGACAACGACCGCATCTTACTCTCCAGCGGCCAGGGGCTGTCGTCAATCCGTTGGGACGGCACCGACGAGCGGCGCATCGTGCGGGTGACGGGTCCCGTCGCGCCGGGCTCGAGCATCGAGTGCATCGAGTCGCACGTGTACTGCGAGGCGGAGAGCGACGATCCGCGCGAGGACAATCCGCCGCCGCCCGCCGCGCTGACCGTGATGGCGCCGCGCGGCGACCAGGCGTTGGCCGCGGTCGGCAACCATCTCTACGTGGTCACCGTGCCGAAGGTGAGCGGTGAGGCCGTCACGATCTCCGTGGCGAACGCCGACAACGCCGCGTTCCCCTCGCGTAAGCTCACCGACATCGGCGGGCAGTTCCCCTCGTGGGTGGCCAGCGGCCGCGCCGTGCTCTGGGGCATCGGCAACGCCGTCGTGCAGTTCGACCTCGACTCCGCACGCACGCGCGAACTCGCGCTGCGCGACACGGCCTCGTGGCGCAACGATACCACGCTCAAGCCCAAGCCCTACACGCCCGACGAACGGCGAGTGACCGTGCGCATCGCCCGCGACGTTCCGCAAGGCGCCATCGTGCTGCGCGGCGGCCGCGCCGTCACGATGCGCGGTACGGAGATCATCGAGAACGCCGACATCGTCATCGTCAACAACCGCATCCGCTCCATCGGCGCGCGCGGTAGCGTCGAGGTTCCGGCAGGCGCGACGATCCGCGACATCTCCGGTCGCACCGTGGTGCCCGGGTTCGTCGACACGCACGCGCACATGTGGCCCTCGTGGGGCATCCACAAGGCACAGCCGTGGATGTATCTCGCCAACCTGGCGTACGGCGTGACCACCACGCGCGACCCGCAGACGGCGACCACCGACGTGCTGACCTACGGCGACATGGTCGAGAGCGGCCTCTCGATGGGTCCGCGCGTGTACAGCACCGGCCCCGGCGTGTTCTGGGAAGAGAACGTCCGCAACCTCGAGGACGCGCGCCGCGTGCTGCGCCGCTACAGCAGCTACTACGACACCAAGACCATCAAGATGTACGTGGCCGGCAATCGCGAGCAGCGGCAGTGGATCATCCAGGCCGCGCGCGAGCAGGAGATCATGCCGACCACCGAAGGCTCGCTCGACATCCGCCTCAACCTCTCGATGGCGCAGGACGGCTACAGCGGCCAGGAGCACAACATTCCCGTGACGCCGCTCTACCGCGATGTCACGGGCTTCTTTGCGTGGACCGGCATCGCCTACACGCCGACGCTGGTCGTGAACTACGGCGGCCCCTGGGGCGAGAACTGGTTCTACACGCGCGAGAAGCCGTATGAGGATCCCAAGGTGCGGCGCTGGATGCCGTACCAGGAACTCGCCGCGAACACGCGCCGCCGCGTCGCGCGGCGCCCGACCGACGGCACGCCGGGCGGTTGGTTCTCCGACGATGAGTACGCCTTCCCCAAGCATGCCGCCGACGCCTACGAAATCTTCAAGGCAGGCGGTCGCGTCGGCATCGGCAGCCACGGCCAGTTCCAGGGGCTCGGCTACCACTGGGAGATGTGGCTGCTCAAGGAAGGCGGCTGGTCCAATCACGACGTGCTGCGCGCCGCCACCATCGTCGGCGCGGATGCCATCGGACTCGGCCGTCAGCTGGGCTCGCTCGAGCCGGGCAAGCTCGCGGATCTGGTCATTCTCGATCGCGATCCGATCGCCGACCTGCGCAACACCAACAGCATCAGCGGCGTGATGAAGAACGGCCGTCTCTATGACGGCATGACCTTGGCCGAGCAGTGGCCGCGACAGCGGCCGGGGCCGACGGTGGACGGCCTGCGGACCGTGCCCGACGTGAGGGCCGGCATGCGCTAA
- a CDS encoding bestrophin family protein, whose translation MIAYDPKKWLRVLFDFPRSPVFKTLFLDVLGAGAWAALVVWVETEWLRVAVPLGPAFLSILGIILGLLLVFRTNTAYDRWWEGRRLWGQLVNVSRGFARQLAAAPLERRAQYATLLADFPGALTAHLRRERGVGGPHVPNQILSDLHREIRADAASGALGPDALLRLAPPLQQFDDVLGACERIRNTPIPFSYSSYVKQFVVLYAFIMPFGLVKEFGYGTVIASMFTFFATMGLELLAGEIEEPFGTDINDLPLEDITGVIARDVRAILVAD comes from the coding sequence ATGATCGCCTACGACCCGAAGAAGTGGCTACGGGTGCTGTTCGACTTCCCGCGCAGCCCGGTGTTCAAGACCCTGTTCCTCGACGTGCTGGGCGCCGGCGCCTGGGCGGCGCTGGTCGTCTGGGTCGAAACCGAATGGCTGCGCGTCGCGGTGCCGCTCGGCCCCGCCTTTCTCTCGATCCTGGGCATCATCCTTGGCTTGCTGCTCGTCTTCCGGACGAACACCGCCTACGACCGGTGGTGGGAAGGTCGGCGGCTCTGGGGCCAGCTGGTGAACGTCTCGCGCGGCTTCGCGCGGCAGCTGGCGGCGGCCCCCTTGGAGCGACGCGCGCAGTACGCGACGCTGCTCGCCGACTTCCCGGGCGCGTTGACCGCGCACTTGCGGCGCGAACGCGGGGTCGGCGGGCCGCATGTGCCGAACCAGATCCTCAGCGACCTGCACCGGGAAATCCGCGCCGATGCGGCGTCCGGGGCACTCGGCCCCGATGCCCTGCTCCGCCTCGCCCCACCGCTCCAGCAGTTCGACGATGTGCTCGGGGCCTGCGAACGCATTCGCAACACGCCAATCCCGTTCTCGTACTCGAGCTACGTCAAGCAATTCGTCGTGCTCTATGCCTTCATCATGCCGTTCGGGCTCGTGAAGGAGTTCGGCTACGGCACGGTAATCGCGTCCATGTTCACGTTCTTCGCGACGATGGGCCTGGAGCTCCTCGCGGGCGAGATCGAGGAGCCCTTCGGCACGGACATCAACGACCTGCCGCTCGAGGACATCACCGGCGTGATCGCCCGCGACGTGCGGGCGATCCTCGTCGCCGACTAG
- a CDS encoding TlpA family protein disulfide reductase has protein sequence MQRLRKHLTVANVLTVAILLWAAPRLLPHLGAVVGVESGPATTPAYRFVALDGRELSAETLRGKVVLVNFWATWCTPCRVEMPALQRMHDRHAPDGFVVVGLAVDRASTDAVRAFVQERGVTYPIAHVGGEAEVLFGGVRGYPTSFLLDRSGKIRHTVIGPVAPVSLEPAVRRLLDE, from the coding sequence GTGCAGCGACTGCGCAAGCATCTCACGGTCGCGAACGTGCTCACCGTGGCAATCCTGCTCTGGGCCGCGCCACGGCTGCTGCCGCACCTCGGCGCCGTGGTGGGGGTGGAGTCCGGACCGGCGACCACGCCGGCCTATCGCTTCGTGGCTCTCGACGGTCGCGAGCTGAGTGCAGAGACGCTGCGAGGCAAGGTCGTGCTCGTGAACTTCTGGGCCACGTGGTGCACCCCGTGCCGGGTGGAGATGCCCGCGCTGCAACGCATGCACGATCGACACGCGCCCGATGGCTTCGTGGTGGTCGGCCTGGCGGTGGATCGGGCGAGCACAGACGCAGTGCGCGCCTTCGTGCAGGAGCGCGGGGTGACCTACCCGATCGCCCATGTCGGGGGCGAGGCCGAGGTGCTGTTCGGCGGCGTGCGGGGCTATCCGACGTCGTTCCTGCTCGACCGCAGCGGGAAGATCCGGCACACGGTCATCGGGCCGGTGGCGCCGGTGAGCCTCGAGCCGGCGGTGCGCCGGCTTCTCGATGAATGA
- a CDS encoding OsmC family protein, with protein MGTYYATIKWNRGSDEFLRQKYSRGHTWHFDEGITVPASASPLVMRAPLSVAAAVDPEEALVAALSSCHMLFALSLLSKLGAVVESYEDAAEGVMEKRADGKTALTRVTLRPVITVSANAPDAESFAKIHHDAHEECYIANSVNFPVLVEPQLVLR; from the coding sequence ATGGGCACGTACTACGCCACCATCAAGTGGAACCGCGGCAGCGACGAGTTCCTCAGGCAGAAGTACTCGCGCGGCCATACCTGGCATTTCGATGAGGGCATCACGGTGCCCGCCTCGGCATCGCCGCTGGTGATGCGCGCGCCGCTGTCCGTGGCGGCGGCGGTGGACCCCGAGGAGGCGTTGGTCGCCGCGCTCAGCAGCTGCCACATGCTCTTTGCGCTGTCACTGCTCTCCAAGCTCGGTGCGGTGGTCGAGTCGTATGAGGACGCCGCCGAGGGCGTGATGGAGAAGCGCGCCGACGGAAAGACGGCGCTGACGCGCGTCACGCTCCGACCGGTGATCACCGTGAGTGCCAACGCCCCCGATGCCGAGTCCTTCGCCAAGATCCATCACGATGCGCACGAGGAGTGCTACATCGCGAACTCGGTGAACTTCCCCGTGCTCGTCGAACCGCAGCTCGTCCTGCGCTAG
- a CDS encoding glutathione peroxidase gives MSTIYEIPVPTMDGREETLAAYRGQVMLIVNTASQCGFTPQYKGLEALHRELGPKGFAVLGFPCNQFGAQEPGDADEIKQFCSLTYDVTFPLYAKVEVNGLHSHPLWAHLKKEKRGVLGTEAIKWNFTKFLVARDGTVLKRFAPNDTPEEIRGEVESALS, from the coding sequence ATGAGCACGATCTACGAGATTCCCGTCCCGACCATGGACGGCCGCGAGGAAACGCTGGCCGCCTACCGCGGTCAGGTGATGCTCATCGTGAACACGGCGAGCCAGTGCGGGTTCACGCCGCAGTACAAGGGACTGGAAGCGCTGCACCGCGAGCTCGGTCCGAAAGGGTTCGCCGTGCTGGGATTCCCCTGCAACCAATTCGGCGCGCAGGAGCCCGGCGACGCCGACGAGATCAAGCAGTTCTGCTCACTCACCTACGACGTGACCTTCCCGCTCTACGCGAAGGTCGAGGTGAATGGCCTGCACTCGCACCCGCTGTGGGCGCATCTCAAGAAGGAGAAGCGCGGCGTCCTCGGCACCGAGGCCATCAAGTGGAACTTCACCAAGTTCCTGGTTGCGCGGGACGGCACCGTGCTCAAGCGCTTCGCACCCAACGACACGCCGGAAGAGATTCGCGGCGAAGTCGAATCAGCGCTAAGCTGA
- a CDS encoding alpha/beta hydrolase family protein gives MRTILLAVLGLAGCMPGGSAPAPSTPAPAAASTPAPARRTVPMDSARARQLYVSNRPEDHPVADYAEHMAAKARTDSIFAARSRGVMRYEKITYRSQVDGLEIPAYVFSPLTPRAKGHAAMVWVHGGVHGNWDQNYLPFIIEAVQRGYVILAPEYRGSTGYGEAFHRAIDYGGKELDDVETAYAVLQARPEVDPSRIGIMGWSHGGFITAHLLQRGAQTKFVAGVAMVPTTNLVFRLSYKGPGYQRSFSTQDGLRGLPFERRDEYIKRSPYYSVDSLARPILVHVATNDTDADFVESQPYIDALRARKPDLAETKVYVNPTPGPTSVGHTFSRRVNRQTLEREDSPEQIDSWNLVWAFFEKWLKP, from the coding sequence ATGCGCACAATCCTTCTCGCCGTCCTTGGCCTCGCCGGGTGCATGCCCGGCGGATCGGCCCCCGCTCCGAGCACACCGGCTCCGGCCGCCGCCTCCACGCCCGCCCCGGCGCGTCGCACCGTGCCGATGGACTCGGCGCGCGCCCGCCAGCTCTACGTCAGCAACCGGCCGGAGGACCATCCGGTCGCCGACTACGCCGAGCACATGGCCGCAAAGGCCCGCACGGACAGCATCTTCGCCGCACGCAGCCGCGGCGTCATGCGCTACGAAAAGATCACGTATCGCTCGCAGGTCGACGGGCTCGAGATCCCGGCGTACGTGTTCTCGCCCCTCACGCCGCGCGCCAAGGGACATGCCGCGATGGTGTGGGTGCACGGCGGCGTGCACGGCAACTGGGACCAGAACTACCTGCCGTTCATCATCGAGGCGGTGCAGCGCGGTTACGTGATCCTCGCGCCGGAGTACCGCGGCTCCACCGGCTACGGTGAAGCGTTCCATCGCGCCATCGACTACGGCGGCAAGGAACTCGATGACGTGGAGACGGCGTACGCCGTGCTGCAGGCGCGGCCCGAGGTCGACCCGTCGCGCATCGGCATCATGGGCTGGAGCCACGGGGGGTTCATCACGGCCCACCTGCTGCAGCGCGGCGCGCAGACCAAGTTCGTGGCCGGCGTCGCGATGGTGCCCACGACCAACCTGGTCTTCCGCCTCTCGTATAAGGGGCCCGGCTACCAACGTTCGTTCAGCACGCAGGATGGCCTACGCGGCCTGCCCTTCGAGCGCCGCGATGAGTACATCAAGCGCTCACCGTACTACTCGGTCGATTCGCTCGCGCGGCCGATCCTCGTGCATGTCGCCACGAACGACACCGACGCCGACTTCGTGGAGTCGCAGCCGTACATCGATGCGCTGCGCGCCCGCAAGCCGGACCTCGCGGAGACCAAGGTCTACGTGAACCCGACGCCGGGTCCGACGAGCGTCGGGCACACGTTCAGCCGCCGCGTGAACCGCCAGACGCTCGAGCGCGAGGACTCGCCCGAGCAGATCGACTCGTGGAACCTCGTCTGGGCGTTCTTCGAGAAGTGGCTGAAGCCCTGA
- a CDS encoding SGNH/GDSL hydrolase family protein: MSFTRYVAIGDSSTEGLEDPGEGGRHRGWADRLALHVAQAQGAPLLYANLAIRGRKTRQVREEQLAPALAMQPDLASVFAGTNDIIRSKYDAGQVMDDLRAMHVALRSAGATVVTITMPDLSEVAPFAARARPRLLAFNESVRALCRETGSVLLDVAQFPAACDPRLWHEDRLHANAEGHRRIAAGLASRLGLPGFDDSWAAPLPPRPAPTLWERARTEAHWIATYLTPWLWRRLTRRSSGDDVTAKRPALTPIGP; the protein is encoded by the coding sequence TTGAGCTTCACGCGGTACGTCGCCATCGGCGACTCATCCACCGAAGGGCTGGAGGATCCCGGCGAAGGCGGCCGGCACCGCGGCTGGGCGGATCGGCTGGCGCTGCACGTGGCGCAGGCGCAGGGCGCGCCGTTGCTGTATGCCAATCTCGCGATTCGCGGTCGCAAGACCCGTCAGGTCCGCGAGGAGCAGCTCGCGCCAGCTCTCGCCATGCAGCCGGACCTCGCGTCGGTCTTTGCCGGCACCAACGACATCATCCGCAGCAAGTACGACGCGGGGCAGGTGATGGACGACCTCCGCGCCATGCACGTAGCCTTGCGATCGGCAGGCGCGACGGTCGTGACGATCACCATGCCCGACCTGAGTGAAGTCGCACCGTTTGCCGCACGCGCACGGCCGCGCCTGCTCGCATTCAACGAATCCGTGCGTGCGCTCTGCCGCGAGACCGGTAGCGTGTTGCTCGACGTCGCGCAGTTTCCGGCGGCCTGCGACCCGCGCCTGTGGCACGAAGACCGCCTGCACGCGAACGCCGAGGGACATCGGCGCATCGCGGCGGGGCTGGCGTCTCGGCTCGGGTTGCCGGGTTTCGATGATTCGTGGGCTGCGCCACTGCCGCCGCGGCCGGCACCGACGCTGTGGGAACGCGCACGCACCGAGGCACACTGGATCGCGACGTATCTCACGCCCTGGCTGTGGCGGCGGCTGACGCGCCGTTCCTCCGGCGACGACGTCACCGCTAAGCGTCCAGCGCTCACGCCGATCGGGCCGTGA